A portion of the Methanococcus voltae genome contains these proteins:
- a CDS encoding rRNA adenine N-6-methyltransferase family protein — protein sequence MNSNSNDKMDLINFNWSEYWINNYSGINHKSKEDLVDFWDKFSENYAKHILTNENLNGDIKRNVEKFKEIFKLDKNTTILEIGPGPGTYTIPLAKIVKNITVIEPSTGMSEILLKRAKEENIDNITVINKRWDDVELHKDFEKHDLVFSSYSLVVENMGESLLKMNESKNKYCGILTFGNLPVHKDIYVKIGDLLNIENTKKGDFGLNYILINNILNQYEIYANINIHEKSFCQYFNNVEEAFKKYKSGYTKTRDLELSENQINDIKELLEGILTKTEDGWTYNTESKEAFLWW from the coding sequence ATGAACTCAAATTCAAATGATAAAATGGATTTAATAAATTTTAACTGGTCAGAGTACTGGATAAATAATTATTCAGGCATTAACCATAAATCTAAGGAAGATTTAGTAGATTTTTGGGATAAATTTTCAGAAAATTATGCAAAGCACATTCTTACAAATGAAAATTTAAATGGAGATATAAAAAGAAATGTAGAAAAATTTAAAGAAATTTTTAAACTCGATAAAAATACGACTATTTTGGAGATAGGCCCAGGACCAGGTACTTACACAATACCTCTCGCAAAGATTGTAAAAAACATCACTGTTATAGAGCCATCAACCGGAATGTCGGAAATACTTTTAAAAAGAGCTAAAGAAGAAAATATCGATAATATAACAGTTATTAATAAAAGATGGGATGATGTAGAGTTACATAAGGATTTTGAAAAACATGACTTGGTATTTTCATCGTATTCATTAGTCGTGGAAAACATGGGTGAAAGTCTTTTAAAAATGAACGAATCAAAAAATAAATATTGTGGAATTCTAACTTTTGGAAATTTGCCAGTCCATAAAGACATATATGTTAAAATTGGCGATTTATTGAATATCGAAAATACTAAAAAGGGCGACTTTGGTCTTAATTATATTTTAATAAACAATATATTAAACCAATATGAAATCTATGCGAACATAAATATTCACGAAAAATCATTTTGCCAGTATTTCAATAACGTAGAGGAAGCTTTTAAAAAATATAAATCGGGATATACTAAAACAAGAGATTTGGAGCTGTCTGAAAATCAAATTAACGATATTAAAGAACTTTTAGAAGGTATACTTACAAAAACCGAAGATGGCTGGACATACAATACAGAATCAAAAGAAGCTTTCTTATGGTGGTAA
- a CDS encoding Coenzyme F420 hydrogenase/dehydrogenase, beta subunit C-terminal domain produces MDYLLIKSTDEDILKYGECGGAVTALFKYLLDSKVVDGVLALEKGADVYDGVPTLINNSEELVNSCGSLHCAPTMFGSLIHKHLNDMNLAVAVKPCDAMAIIELEKRHQINKDNVYTIGLNCGGTVPPMVAQQMIELFYEVDPFDVIKEEIDKGKFIIEMKDGTEKAIKIDELEENGYGRRENCQRCELKIPRNADLACGNWGAEKGWTFVEITSEKGRKLIEDAEKAGYIETKEPSEKALIIRGKIEQSMIKLGKKLQAKYLEAEYPTDEKWDEYWDRCVKCYGCRDVCPVCSCKECVLNQDILEKGMMAPEPSFFQGVRLSHVAMSCINCGQCEDVCPMEIPISKLFHKSQLKLRDALGYVPGVDRKMPFFGNSK; encoded by the coding sequence ATGGATTATCTTCTAATTAAATCAACTGACGAAGATATTTTAAAATATGGTGAATGTGGTGGAGCTGTTACTGCATTATTCAAGTATCTTCTAGATAGTAAAGTGGTTGACGGAGTTTTAGCACTCGAAAAAGGAGCAGACGTTTATGACGGAGTTCCTACGCTTATCAACAATTCAGAAGAACTTGTTAATAGCTGTGGTTCCTTACATTGTGCTCCTACAATGTTTGGAAGCCTTATTCATAAGCACTTGAATGATATGAACCTTGCAGTAGCTGTAAAACCATGTGACGCCATGGCAATAATAGAATTAGAGAAAAGACACCAAATAAACAAAGACAACGTTTATACAATTGGTTTAAACTGTGGTGGAACTGTTCCACCAATGGTTGCTCAACAAATGATAGAATTATTCTATGAAGTAGACCCATTCGACGTAATCAAAGAAGAAATAGACAAAGGTAAGTTTATCATTGAAATGAAAGACGGAACCGAAAAAGCTATTAAAATTGATGAGTTAGAAGAAAACGGCTACGGTAGAAGAGAAAACTGTCAAAGATGTGAGCTTAAAATCCCAAGAAACGCAGACCTTGCATGTGGTAATTGGGGAGCTGAAAAAGGTTGGACTTTTGTAGAAATTACATCTGAAAAAGGCAGAAAATTAATTGAAGATGCTGAAAAAGCAGGTTACATTGAAACAAAAGAACCATCTGAAAAAGCATTGATTATTCGTGGAAAAATCGAACAATCAATGATTAAGCTCGGTAAAAAATTACAAGCTAAATACTTAGAAGCTGAATATCCAACTGATGAAAAGTGGGATGAATATTGGGATAGATGTGTAAAATGTTACGGTTGTAGAGACGTATGTCCAGTATGTTCCTGCAAAGAGTGCGTTTTAAACCAAGATATCCTCGAAAAAGGTATGATGGCACCTGAACCTTCGTTCTTCCAAGGTGTAAGGTTGTCTCACGTTGCAATGAGCTGTATAAACTGCGGTCAATGTGAAGATGTCTGTCCTATGGAAATACCTATTTCTAAATTATTCCATAAGTCACAGTTAAAGTTAAGAGACGCTCTTGGTTACGTTCCAGGTGTAGATCGTAAAATGCCATTTTTTGGTAATAGCAAGTAA
- a CDS encoding protease inhibitor I42 family protein: MENKKIGDINTKAKERFKVDLYTNGGIPYVWGISYIPDFVTFVDKTITVIDQRPGGRVKVTFEFLAMEKGQDYLGFKLVQPFGDFEVAEEVSYALIVESASTSRAKNEMKSLNAAIGDSKFLKIAPEALSTLVNEKNIQAYKDPETGGIIVVYGAPTPPDPVTDYGVPCLTANADTIPPLLYGIPCLSAQTNICIPPYGFSRQFYDPIVAYGVNCAPNTAVANVGSTQTQMLYAAPMVIESKENCLLKYGTPWGISRNSEECILKYGVPIFDCENAQGDDCILKYGFPVRIEKTTEDSERCVVKYGTPSGIAKNANECNLKYGFPVGFIEHPNCIVKYGFPDGTYK, translated from the coding sequence ATGGAGAATAAGAAAATTGGAGATATAAACACAAAAGCAAAAGAAAGGTTTAAAGTTGACCTTTATACAAATGGGGGTATTCCATATGTGTGGGGCATATCGTATATTCCTGATTTTGTAACTTTCGTGGACAAAACTATAACCGTTATTGACCAAAGACCTGGTGGGCGGGTAAAAGTAACATTTGAATTTTTAGCAATGGAAAAAGGTCAAGATTATTTGGGATTCAAACTTGTACAACCTTTTGGGGATTTTGAAGTGGCAGAAGAAGTTTCTTATGCTTTAATCGTTGAATCAGCAAGTACTAGCCGAGCTAAAAATGAAATGAAAAGTTTAAACGCTGCTATAGGGGACAGCAAATTCTTAAAAATTGCTCCTGAAGCACTGAGCACACTTGTAAATGAAAAAAACATTCAAGCCTATAAGGACCCTGAAACAGGCGGTATAATTGTAGTCTATGGAGCACCAACGCCACCAGACCCTGTAACAGATTATGGAGTACCTTGTTTGACTGCAAACGCTGATACGATACCTCCATTACTATATGGAATACCTTGTCTATCTGCACAAACAAATATATGTATTCCACCTTATGGATTTTCAAGACAATTTTACGACCCAATTGTAGCATATGGCGTAAATTGTGCGCCTAATACGGCAGTTGCAAATGTAGGAAGTACACAAACACAAATGTTGTATGCTGCGCCTATGGTAATAGAAAGCAAGGAAAATTGTCTACTTAAATATGGTACACCATGGGGCATCTCTAGAAATTCTGAAGAATGTATTTTAAAATACGGAGTTCCAATATTTGACTGTGAAAATGCACAAGGCGATGATTGTATACTAAAATACGGATTCCCTGTGCGTATTGAAAAAACTACTGAAGATTCAGAACGTTGCGTTGTAAAATACGGAACTCCAAGTGGTATTGCTAAGAATGCCAATGAATGTAATTTGAAATACGGATTCCCAGTGGGTTTCATTGAACATCCAAACTGTATAGTTAAATATGGATTCCCAGATGGGACGTACAAATAA
- the nifH gene encoding nitrogenase iron protein, whose amino-acid sequence MRKFCIYGKGGIGKSTNVGNMAAALAEDGKKVLVVGCDPKADSTRTLMHGKINTVLDTFRDKGPEYMKIEDIVYEGFNGVYCVESGGPEPGVGCAGRGVITAVDMLDRLGVYDELKPDVVIYDILGDVVCGGFAMPLQKKLAEDVYIVTTCDPMAIYAANNICKGIKRYGNRGKIALGGIIYNGRSVVDEPEIINNFVKGINSQVMGKVPMSNIITKAELRKQTTIEYAPDSEIANKFRELANAIYENKKTTIPTPLSEQGLDELTESIEELVRRKYE is encoded by the coding sequence ATGAGGAAATTTTGTATATACGGTAAAGGTGGAATCGGAAAATCCACAAACGTTGGCAATATGGCGGCTGCTTTAGCAGAAGACGGTAAAAAAGTTTTAGTAGTGGGTTGTGACCCTAAAGCAGATTCTACGAGAACATTAATGCACGGAAAAATAAATACCGTTTTAGATACTTTTAGGGATAAAGGTCCCGAATATATGAAAATTGAAGATATTGTTTACGAGGGTTTTAACGGCGTTTACTGTGTTGAAAGTGGTGGTCCTGAGCCAGGTGTTGGCTGTGCGGGACGTGGTGTTATCACTGCGGTTGATATGTTAGATAGGTTAGGTGTTTATGACGAACTAAAACCTGATGTAGTTATTTACGACATCTTGGGAGATGTAGTCTGTGGCGGTTTCGCAATGCCACTCCAAAAGAAACTCGCAGAGGACGTGTATATTGTAACAACTTGCGACCCTATGGCTATTTACGCGGCAAATAATATTTGTAAAGGTATCAAAAGATACGGAAACAGGGGTAAAATAGCACTCGGAGGTATTATATACAACGGTAGGAGCGTTGTAGATGAGCCAGAAATTATCAATAATTTCGTAAAAGGGATAAACTCTCAAGTTATGGGTAAAGTACCTATGAGTAATATCATAACAAAAGCGGAACTTAGAAAACAGACTACAATAGAGTACGCCCCTGACTCTGAAATTGCAAATAAATTCAGAGAACTTGCAAATGCTATTTACGAGAATAAAAAAACTACTATTCCAACTCCATTAAGTGAACAGGGTTTAGATGAATTAACAGAAAGTATTGAAGAATTAGTTAGAAGAAAATATGAATAA
- a CDS encoding radical SAM/SPASM domain-containing protein: protein MEYKPITAVWEITMACNMRCKHCGSSCKEPLPDELSTAEAVKLSQEIGDLGLKWITLSGGEPLVRKDWPVIAQELTDNGVIPNMITNGWLFDDDILKKAEKTEIGTMAISLDGLKETHDYMRMNGSYDRIMNAFELMRDSSVTAGAITTIHNKNINELEELKNVLIDKGVKLWQMQIGLPMGNFVNHPELIMKPEDVNRIIDFAHDSLKDDIVIFPADCIGYYNLKELEVRRKAYPAEYDVTWKGCTAGKRSFGILHNGEILGCTSIRDREYIEGNVRETSLKDIWENNDNFSWSRNMEKSKLGGLCNECIYGQMCLGGCPNTRLTMNGTIYSENNYCSYVVAMNKALKWLDSINDFDTLKSMAGNFTRAGDYQIASMVLDKALSINPEDTELLSYQGFVSFMLGNYEKSKMVNEKALSIAPDDAYLNKGMGLSLSKLGKLDEGMNYLNKAMDLADETYLDPYYDTAVTLIEYGKYEDALNVIKKATDKYPQFEPTGRSLKNMIRGHKSMT, encoded by the coding sequence TTGGAATATAAACCAATAACGGCAGTTTGGGAAATTACTATGGCTTGCAACATGCGATGTAAACATTGCGGTTCAAGTTGTAAAGAGCCATTACCTGATGAATTATCAACAGCGGAAGCAGTAAAGTTATCTCAAGAGATTGGGGATTTGGGGTTGAAATGGATAACTTTATCCGGGGGAGAACCTTTAGTACGAAAAGATTGGCCAGTAATAGCCCAGGAATTAACTGATAATGGTGTTATCCCAAATATGATTACTAACGGTTGGCTTTTTGATGACGATATCTTAAAAAAAGCTGAAAAGACCGAAATAGGCACCATGGCTATAAGCCTCGACGGTTTAAAAGAAACTCATGATTATATGCGTATGAATGGTTCATACGATAGGATTATGAATGCTTTTGAACTTATGCGAGACTCTAGTGTTACCGCAGGTGCAATAACAACAATTCATAACAAAAATATAAATGAACTTGAAGAACTTAAAAATGTGTTAATCGATAAAGGGGTAAAACTTTGGCAAATGCAGATAGGTTTACCGATGGGTAACTTTGTAAACCATCCTGAATTAATTATGAAGCCTGAAGACGTTAACAGGATAATTGATTTTGCACATGACTCTTTAAAAGACGATATTGTCATATTCCCGGCTGATTGTATAGGTTATTATAACCTTAAAGAACTAGAAGTTCGTAGAAAAGCTTATCCCGCAGAATACGACGTTACGTGGAAAGGTTGCACTGCAGGTAAGCGTAGTTTTGGTATATTACATAACGGTGAAATTTTGGGTTGTACATCCATTAGGGATCGAGAATACATCGAAGGAAATGTCCGTGAAACTTCATTAAAAGATATTTGGGAGAATAATGATAATTTTTCATGGAGTAGAAATATGGAAAAATCCAAATTGGGCGGACTATGTAATGAATGTATTTACGGGCAAATGTGCTTAGGCGGTTGTCCAAATACAAGATTAACAATGAATGGTACGATTTATTCAGAAAATAATTATTGTTCATACGTTGTAGCAATGAATAAGGCATTAAAATGGTTGGATAGTATAAATGATTTTGATACTTTAAAAAGTATGGCTGGTAACTTTACTCGTGCGGGCGATTATCAAATTGCTAGTATGGTATTAGACAAGGCACTTTCTATTAATCCAGAAGACACCGAATTATTAAGTTATCAAGGCTTCGTAAGTTTTATGTTGGGTAACTACGAAAAGTCAAAAATGGTTAACGAAAAAGCTCTTTCAATCGCTCCTGATGACGCATATCTTAATAAAGGCATGGGTTTATCCCTTTCAAAATTGGGCAAACTTGACGAGGGTATGAACTATCTAAATAAAGCTATGGATTTAGCAGATGAAACTTATTTAGACCCTTATTACGATACTGCAGTTACATTGATAGAATATGGTAAATACGAGGATGCTTTAAATGTTATAAAAAAAGCTACGGATAAATATCCTCAATTTGAACCTACGGGCAGGTCGTTAAAAAATATGATTAGGGGCCATAAATCAATGACTTAA
- a CDS encoding right-handed parallel beta-helix repeat-containing protein → MFLVTMFFLCVFTVGNVHGVTATPQTYVLNAENLTSTYTITLPGVYVINCNLSDINVPGNLINIRVDNVVIDGNNNWLNNTKGLSSTLIYVDAAGATIKNVKAKNWAINVFATKDDITVVNNKFLDTINFAILTAGAFPGLENMNVSNNIINNVSYTPIKLQSFKYATIYNNTITNFGINGIEGFNSYYINITHNTIVNNSFTSIGLGGDGFGISLSTHGSIIAYNTIQNNSYGGALYLNTGNSPEYNYIYSNNFIDNRRAAKIDSYEGNEFYSPKSISYTYKGQKYDGIMGNYWDNCTSPADTDGNGIRDGNHSLVIMGVQENDTHPLVEKWENYFSSGSVTPVENKTNKSSIIHINSSTYDNNRTIIGPGTYILDEDITDITNGIVIQSSDVVIDGNNHKLGTDSTALDVIQVYKSGKIFDNITIKNLKIETPLNYKCNGIMINSSVNNLTIENCDITLHNGTYGIGFSPNDVEKSLNSPIINNNNIIIKNGIDIVGIGTDKINYVIINTSNNSDSRISNNNIIISGNHSKAINFGYSNVPMENLNIYMDVLNNSGELIFIQDIENTHIKDCNFKMTGKNNSTGVLLYTVTLKNMLVSNSTFNITTDVYGVCVWNWHGSDNITLVGNTFFGVDSKDPNNIPAFGFTMVGPITNSTIYLNDFLAGHMVAWGALINCTFESPNSIRYQYKVDGNVYNSKFGNYWFNFNESVGKENPVDNGKGFTTKPYFIRAFTDNYSRYATLDNYVLNYKGNNKTDSNKNTNNNNNKNSAKKMIKKAEQEGTKNGFNSKNIRDTVTNSRIIADDKFDKSIAEDNLKENIQDSEDVGQELDESLDTLTDDVIVVGGPVVNRFAETHNNKFLKPINNENPGENKGVIQVLKVQDVSSNIVASHYVIYIAGSDRYGTQAALEYFKTLNELPESPITIQWTNEGPVLVE, encoded by the coding sequence TTGTTTTTAGTAACGATGTTTTTTCTGTGTGTTTTTACAGTAGGTAATGTACATGGAGTTACGGCTACGCCACAAACATACGTACTAAATGCAGAAAACTTAACGAGTACGTATACAATTACCTTACCGGGAGTTTACGTAATAAATTGTAATCTTTCAGATATAAACGTTCCAGGTAATTTAATTAATATACGTGTGGATAACGTAGTAATCGATGGAAATAACAACTGGTTAAATAATACTAAAGGGTTATCGTCTACACTTATTTATGTTGACGCTGCAGGTGCAACAATTAAAAATGTTAAAGCCAAAAACTGGGCAATTAATGTTTTTGCAACTAAAGACGACATCACGGTAGTTAATAATAAATTTTTGGATACCATTAACTTTGCAATACTTACCGCGGGTGCTTTTCCAGGTTTAGAGAATATGAACGTTTCCAATAATATTATAAATAATGTATCATATACGCCAATAAAACTTCAATCATTTAAATATGCAACAATTTATAACAATACCATTACTAACTTTGGCATAAATGGAATTGAGGGATTTAATAGTTATTATATTAATATAACTCATAATACAATAGTGAATAATAGTTTTACGAGTATAGGATTGGGAGGAGATGGTTTTGGAATATCTCTTTCAACACATGGTTCAATAATTGCATACAACACAATACAAAATAATTCTTATGGGGGAGCTTTATACCTTAATACGGGAAATTCTCCTGAATATAATTATATATACTCAAATAATTTCATAGACAATAGAAGAGCTGCTAAAATTGATTCTTATGAAGGTAATGAATTTTACAGTCCAAAATCTATAAGTTATACATATAAAGGTCAAAAATATGACGGTATAATGGGTAATTATTGGGATAATTGCACAAGCCCTGCAGACACAGATGGTAATGGAATAAGAGACGGAAATCACTCTTTAGTTATAATGGGCGTTCAAGAAAATGATACTCATCCATTGGTTGAAAAATGGGAAAATTATTTCAGTAGTGGTAGTGTAACACCCGTAGAAAATAAAACAAACAAATCCTCAATAATTCACATCAATAGTTCAACATACGATAATAATAGGACAATAATTGGTCCTGGAACTTACATATTGGATGAAGATATCACAGATATTACAAATGGTATCGTAATTCAGTCAAGCGATGTAGTAATCGATGGAAATAACCACAAACTTGGTACAGATTCAACTGCTTTGGACGTTATACAAGTTTACAAAAGCGGTAAAATCTTCGATAACATTACAATCAAAAATTTGAAAATAGAAACTCCATTAAATTACAAATGTAATGGAATTATGATAAATTCTTCCGTAAATAATCTTACAATTGAAAATTGTGACATAACATTACATAATGGTACTTACGGAATTGGATTTAGTCCAAATGACGTAGAAAAATCTTTAAATTCACCTATAATCAATAATAACAATATCATAATTAAAAATGGTATAGATATTGTAGGAATTGGTACGGATAAAATAAACTATGTAATAATAAATACTTCAAATAATTCAGATTCAAGAATTTCAAATAACAATATAATTATAAGTGGAAATCATAGCAAAGCTATTAACTTTGGATATTCAAACGTACCAATGGAAAATTTAAACATATATATGGATGTTTTAAATAATTCGGGTGAGTTAATTTTTATACAAGATATAGAAAATACTCATATAAAAGACTGTAATTTCAAAATGACGGGTAAAAATAACAGTACGGGAGTATTGCTATATACTGTTACATTAAAAAACATGTTAGTTAGCAATTCCACGTTTAATATTACCACAGACGTATATGGTGTATGTGTATGGAATTGGCACGGTTCAGATAATATAACACTCGTTGGAAATACATTTTTCGGAGTAGATAGTAAAGACCCTAATAATATCCCCGCATTTGGATTTACGATGGTAGGTCCAATTACAAATAGTACAATATATTTAAATGACTTCTTGGCTGGTCACATGGTTGCCTGGGGGGCTTTAATAAACTGTACGTTTGAATCACCAAACAGTATCAGATATCAATACAAAGTAGATGGCAATGTATACAACAGTAAATTTGGTAACTATTGGTTTAACTTCAATGAATCAGTGGGAAAAGAAAATCCTGTAGATAATGGTAAAGGATTCACAACAAAGCCATATTTTATTAGGGCATTTACTGATAATTATTCAAGATATGCTACATTAGATAATTACGTATTAAATTATAAGGGAAATAATAAAACAGATTCCAATAAAAATACTAATAATAACAATAATAAAAATTCTGCTAAAAAAATGATTAAAAAAGCAGAACAAGAAGGAACCAAAAACGGTTTTAATTCAAAAAACATAAGGGACACCGTAACAAATTCTAGAATTATTGCAGATGACAAATTTGATAAATCAATTGCAGAAGATAATTTAAAGGAAAATATCCAAGATTCTGAAGATGTAGGACAAGAATTAGACGAAAGCCTGGATACACTTACTGATGATGTGATAGTTGTTGGAGGTCCTGTAGTTAACAGATTTGCAGAAACACACAATAATAAGTTCTTAAAGCCTATAAACAATGAAAACCCTGGAGAAAATAAAGGAGTTATTCAAGTTTTAAAGGTTCAAGATGTTAGTTCAAACATTGTAGCAAGTCACTACGTGATTTATATTGCAGGTTCTGACAGATATGGAACACAAGCAGCTTTAGAATACTTTAAAACATTAAATGAATTGCCAGAATCACCAATAACTATCCAATGGACAAATGAGGGACCAGTTTTAGTGGAGTAA